A stretch of the Polynucleobacter tropicus genome encodes the following:
- the fliP gene encoding flagellar type III secretion system pore protein FliP (The bacterial flagellar biogenesis protein FliP forms a type III secretion system (T3SS)-type pore required for flagellar assembly.), with amino-acid sequence MKRKIFWWSFAITALIGLFPLVAWSQTLPLVTAKQGGGGTIYAVPVETVLALTALSFLPAALVLMTSFTRILIVFSLLRQALGLTTMPPNIVLIGLSFFLTLFIMNPVFDSIYKNAYQPYSAGKMGFPQAVEVGAKPLKEFMLKQTRRDDLNLFAKLYGKEIEAREDVPFTVLIPAFAISEIKTGFLIGFVIYLPFLVIDFAVASILTSLGMVMVSPMMFSLPLKLIVFALADGWALLSTSLVQSYIN; translated from the coding sequence TTGAAGCGCAAAATATTCTGGTGGTCGTTTGCAATCACAGCCCTTATTGGGCTGTTTCCTTTAGTTGCGTGGAGTCAAACACTGCCTTTGGTTACTGCAAAGCAGGGCGGCGGTGGCACTATTTATGCAGTTCCAGTTGAAACGGTTTTAGCTTTAACGGCGTTAAGCTTTTTGCCAGCAGCGCTTGTCTTAATGACAAGCTTTACTCGGATCTTGATTGTTTTTTCTTTATTGCGTCAGGCCTTGGGTTTAACAACTATGCCGCCAAACATTGTATTGATTGGCCTTTCATTTTTCCTGACTTTGTTCATCATGAATCCGGTGTTTGATTCGATATACAAAAATGCATATCAACCATATTCTGCGGGCAAGATGGGATTTCCTCAGGCGGTGGAAGTGGGTGCTAAGCCGCTTAAAGAGTTCATGCTCAAGCAAACGCGCCGAGATGATTTAAATTTATTTGCCAAGCTTTATGGAAAAGAAATTGAGGCGCGTGAAGACGTGCCTTTCACGGTCCTAATTCCAGCATTCGCTATCTCAGAAATTAAAACGGGATTCTTAATAGGCTTTGTTATTTATTTGCCATTCTTGGTGATTGACTTTGCCGTAGCCAGCATTTTGACTTCGCTTGGTATGGTGATGGTATCGCCCATGATGTTTTCGCTGCCGCTCAAGTTGATTGTTTTTGCTTTAGCTGATGGCTGGGCCTTGTTATCTACTTCACTAGTGCAAAGCTACATTAACTAG
- a CDS encoding flagellar biosynthetic protein FliQ has translation MESGVIIDLVYQALRMAAVLAGPILMALLVIGLVIGILQAATSVNESTVAFVPKLIVFGVVVLLIGPVTLSLFTDYIKELFARIPGLVN, from the coding sequence ATGGAAAGCGGAGTCATTATCGATTTGGTATACCAGGCTCTGCGCATGGCGGCGGTGTTGGCAGGCCCAATACTGATGGCGCTGTTAGTAATTGGTTTGGTGATTGGTATTTTGCAGGCTGCCACTTCCGTGAATGAATCCACCGTTGCCTTTGTTCCCAAGCTCATTGTTTTTGGTGTGGTTGTTTTGCTTATCGGCCCAGTAACTCTGTCATTGTTCACTGATTACATTAAAGAGCTCTTTGCCCGTATTCCGGGTTTGGTGAACTAA
- a CDS encoding flagellar biosynthetic protein FliR, protein MLTITGLQIEQYMAIFMFASLRVFGIFLTTPMFAFRSLPMQFRLLIALSFAFYVMPLVGGEKIPSPGSITFFASIIELAIGAFIGFVIRIGFMVVDIAAEVLSFQAGFSFASTYFRDPTLDSGLVGQFLGLIVIALAFALNIHLVLIDIILHSFKTIPVGQWPSAWSSKGVVDLVSASFRLGLILSMPILLVYMMFNLTQAFLGRTSPQMNLFSVGFAVSIPLAFLVIFMILPDLQIVLERSLENPMQLIRQGVETPYAK, encoded by the coding sequence ATGCTGACCATCACAGGTCTGCAAATTGAGCAGTACATGGCAATTTTTATGTTTGCTTCGCTGCGAGTCTTTGGTATTTTTTTAACCACTCCGATGTTTGCTTTCAGATCACTGCCGATGCAATTCCGATTATTGATTGCATTGTCATTTGCTTTTTATGTGATGCCTTTGGTCGGTGGTGAAAAAATTCCTAGTCCGGGTAGCATTACTTTCTTTGCATCGATTATTGAATTAGCCATCGGTGCATTTATTGGTTTTGTAATTCGAATTGGCTTTATGGTGGTTGATATTGCAGCTGAGGTGTTGTCATTTCAGGCGGGCTTTAGTTTTGCCTCAACGTACTTTCGTGATCCCACACTTGACTCCGGTTTGGTAGGACAGTTTTTAGGTTTAATTGTCATTGCTCTGGCATTTGCTTTAAATATTCATTTGGTATTGATCGACATTATTTTGCACAGCTTTAAAACGATACCTGTGGGGCAATGGCCAAGTGCGTGGTCGTCCAAAGGTGTGGTGGATTTGGTGTCGGCATCGTTTCGATTGGGCTTGATTCTTTCCATGCCTATTTTGTTGGTCTACATGATGTTTAACTTAACGCAGGCATTTTTGGGAAGAACTAGCCCTCAGATGAATTTGTTCTCCGTGGGCTTTGCTGTTAGCATTCCTTTAGCATTCTTAGTTATTTTTATGATTCTTCCAGACTTGCAAATCGTTTTGGAGCGTTCCCTTGAAAACCCCATGCAACTTATTCGCCAAGGCGTAGAGACTCCTTATGCAAAATAA
- a CDS encoding carbonic anhydrase, producing MKTNNLHSRFIAVMGALAAMLVAGNAISSDSHDAPAPAAAAAAPATPKAKPAVPAASGDDQMSKALFDKISKGSGDIVIRTGDLPAGAAPSESKTAEKPKVAKAAAKPSEKDSHDAHDVHWSYVDGPGGPENWGNLSKANLACSTGKTQSPININVDRAVKAELPPLEFLYRPSPLSIVDNGHTVMVNYGEGSNLLVDGRQYRLVQFHFHKPSEEAINGERTDMVVHLVHQHYDGSLAVVGVLMNTKTLGSAKKSWFGSDAGKENPMIQTLWNNVPLVKGKTESPGVMIDVNQLLPADRSYFTYMGSLTTPPCSENVLWFVMKNPIYVSEEQVKNFDRIYPMNARPLQPKGDRLIKETKGS from the coding sequence ATGAAAACCAATAATCTACATTCTCGTTTTATTGCCGTGATGGGTGCTCTAGCAGCCATGCTGGTTGCAGGCAACGCTATTTCAAGCGATTCACACGACGCTCCTGCGCCAGCTGCGGCTGCTGCGGCGCCAGCTACGCCAAAGGCAAAGCCAGCCGTGCCGGCAGCTTCAGGCGATGACCAAATGAGTAAAGCCTTGTTTGACAAAATCAGCAAGGGTTCTGGTGATATCGTCATTCGCACCGGTGATTTGCCTGCGGGTGCGGCTCCTAGCGAGTCTAAGACCGCTGAGAAGCCGAAAGTTGCCAAAGCAGCTGCAAAGCCTTCCGAAAAAGATTCGCATGACGCCCATGATGTGCATTGGTCTTATGTAGATGGCCCTGGCGGTCCTGAAAACTGGGGCAATCTGAGTAAAGCCAATTTGGCCTGCTCAACAGGCAAAACCCAGTCCCCAATTAATATCAATGTGGATCGAGCAGTAAAAGCTGAGCTTCCTCCTTTAGAGTTCTTGTACAGACCATCTCCTTTGTCCATTGTTGATAACGGGCACACTGTAATGGTCAATTATGGTGAGGGCAGTAATTTATTGGTTGATGGCCGCCAATATCGTCTTGTTCAGTTCCACTTCCATAAGCCTAGCGAAGAAGCTATTAATGGTGAGCGGACCGATATGGTGGTGCACTTGGTTCATCAGCATTACGACGGCAGCCTCGCTGTCGTAGGTGTTTTGATGAATACTAAAACGCTTGGTTCAGCTAAAAAGTCATGGTTTGGTAGTGATGCTGGCAAAGAAAATCCGATGATTCAGACCCTCTGGAACAATGTTCCATTGGTAAAAGGTAAGACAGAAAGCCCTGGAGTCATGATCGATGTGAATCAGTTGCTACCAGCCGACAGAAGTTATTTCACCTATATGGGTTCTTTAACAACACCTCCATGCAGCGAGAACGTGCTGTGGTTTGTGATGAAAAACCCGATTTATGTAAGCGAAGAGCAGGTTAAGAACTTTGATCGCATCTATCCAATGAATGCTCGCCCTTTGCAGCCTAAGGGCGATCGCTTAATCAAGGAAACCAAGGGTAGTTAG
- the flgB gene encoding flagellar basal body rod protein FlgB, which produces MNAVPQYDPLTFGETAFKLRTFRQQVLGNNLANSDTPGFKARDIRFADVLKAQLEGVAPSNAIELATTNSAHIPGKVPQEDPRLLYRIPNQPSMDGNTVDGDIELSEFTKNSVFTESALNMLGSTIRARMSAITGQAS; this is translated from the coding sequence ATGAACGCAGTGCCGCAGTACGACCCACTTACTTTTGGCGAAACCGCATTTAAATTGCGGACTTTCCGTCAACAAGTGCTGGGTAACAATTTGGCAAATTCAGATACTCCAGGCTTTAAGGCCAGGGATATCCGCTTTGCTGACGTACTGAAGGCTCAATTAGAGGGTGTTGCTCCTTCTAATGCAATTGAATTGGCAACTACTAATTCAGCGCATATTCCAGGAAAGGTGCCTCAGGAAGACCCCCGTTTGCTCTACCGCATCCCGAATCAACCATCCATGGATGGCAATACGGTCGATGGTGATATTGAGCTGAGCGAATTTACTAAAAACTCAGTATTTACTGAGTCTGCATTAAACATGTTGGGTAGTACGATTCGCGCACGTATGTCAGCGATTACAGGACAAGCTTCATGA
- the flgC gene encoding flagellar basal body rod protein FlgC yields MSLLGAFDIGSTGLTAQSMRLNTTASNIANVESVSGPDGRPYRARQVEFSSVYKPGQPGAGVEVSKIIESNAPMRIEYRPGHPKANAAGYVEMPNVNPVEEMVNMISASRSYQMNVEAMNVSRQLMLKTLDLGK; encoded by the coding sequence ATGAGTTTATTGGGCGCCTTTGATATTGGGTCTACTGGGCTGACAGCGCAATCTATGCGCTTGAATACCACTGCCTCCAATATTGCCAACGTAGAAAGCGTATCCGGTCCTGATGGCCGTCCTTATCGTGCGCGTCAGGTTGAGTTTAGTTCTGTATATAAACCAGGACAGCCTGGCGCCGGTGTTGAGGTCAGCAAAATTATTGAGAGCAATGCTCCGATGCGCATTGAGTATCGCCCTGGACACCCAAAAGCAAATGCGGCTGGTTATGTAGAAATGCCAAACGTTAATCCAGTAGAGGAGATGGTGAACATGATTTCTGCATCTCGCTCTTATCAGATGAACGTGGAGGCAATGAATGTCTCGCGTCAGTTGATGTTAAAGACCCTGGATTTAGGTAAGTAA
- a CDS encoding flagellar hook assembly protein FlgD: MATNPLSGIRVYDPATANKPADATTNSTTGGTAAEQTQNFLKLLIAQIQNQDPMSPMDASTMTSQMSQLNMVSSMGNMNTSMTAMLAQMQSVNFMNQAALIGHSPVVAGNGIAFDGTNQVMLGANATNPLKSVVATITDASGNVVNSVDLGNVNAGMTNFVWNGKDANGNTVSAGMYYLNLSGKNADNATENPTAYVASAVASVTKGSNGDAVLNLLDGRTVNSSDVQQWIS; this comes from the coding sequence ATGGCAACCAATCCATTAAGTGGAATCAGAGTTTATGACCCAGCTACGGCTAATAAGCCTGCTGATGCAACCACGAACTCAACTACAGGTGGCACTGCTGCTGAACAAACGCAAAACTTTTTGAAGTTATTGATTGCACAGATCCAAAACCAAGATCCCATGTCACCAATGGATGCGTCGACAATGACGTCGCAAATGTCGCAGCTCAATATGGTGAGCAGCATGGGTAACATGAATACATCAATGACTGCCATGCTTGCACAAATGCAGAGCGTGAACTTTATGAATCAAGCTGCATTGATTGGCCATAGCCCAGTAGTAGCGGGTAATGGAATTGCCTTTGATGGCACAAATCAAGTGATGCTTGGTGCCAATGCAACGAATCCGTTGAAATCAGTTGTAGCAACGATTACTGATGCAAGTGGCAATGTGGTCAATAGTGTCGACCTTGGTAATGTGAATGCGGGCATGACTAACTTTGTTTGGAATGGTAAGGATGCTAATGGCAATACAGTTTCAGCTGGCATGTATTACTTAAACCTCTCGGGTAAGAATGCAGATAATGCCACGGAAAATCCAACGGCATATGTAGCATCCGCAGTTGCCTCCGTAACCAAAGGTTCAAATGGTGATGCGGTACTCAATCTCCTCGATGGCAGAACTGTAAATTCTTCGGATGTACAGCAGTGGATTAGTTAA
- a CDS encoding flagellar hook-basal body complex protein — MGYGIGLSGLKSASEAIDVTSNNISNAQTVGYKSGEYVFSDQFFRAQDPQSVDRAGMGAYRMAIRRTGSYGTVVNTQNPLDMAITGPGMFMLAKTVDGTVPTENPTKFQFTRNGQFAVDNKNRIVNENGMFLVGYPADASGKIISSSKSVMILDQSPLAQQATKNSNINLNLDNRVDPITGNPFNKTEPTSYSQTTSQTVYDDKGLAHTLAVYYKKMHSTNLVLQGDGTGTTYTFTPQQDLGTTLAGEQTSKIATSSKPLAAAGGTTETISNAVLTYVSGGSESLDSEIGTFGGITGGSGYLPGTYSDVALSGGSGQGAKANIVVGAGGNITTVTLTSSGVGYQVGDYLTVMPNVVGGTGTGFSIPVATTITDGIGAFSITGGSGYGATTYTNVPLVGGSSGSNTARATVIVNANGDASIYTVTNAGTGYTNGETLTIANSSIGNYGTPAALTAQASVTAGGVAGVTLLANTAGHGPSGITYNNVPLSGGSGTGARANVTVNSSGVVTSVVLTKGGTGYLPNDNLTISASSIGPNGAGTGFAVSVASKRAGIKTLATSPSNAGTGYTDGIYEDVPLTGSSTGFGAKATIVISNGLVTKVTLTDGGTGYAATDSLSVNANSVGGTGSGFAVAIGGLNTQIAAGQGTRGSTYNLKLTDGTNLSLTQISEAGNGTPQYVVNVDRYSVFATLDGNPVGQDASGAAITKVKIGGILTDEQTSLGTVAFVGGKDLDSLSRDAFGTPQFDTQFKIDASGGSGNGWGQTNNGGVVQFTLKSTNMTAYSSAGQTYANDQDGSATSQLASFNIDNSGKLVAQYDNGKSVVKGQVILAYFNNLEGLIPNGNNTYEASSASGDPLLSFPGDGTLGAIRSKAVEQSNVDLTEELVRLMVLQRQYSAVSQATKVMAATLIDDAINIGR, encoded by the coding sequence ATGGGATACGGGATCGGATTATCAGGATTAAAGTCAGCCTCCGAAGCAATTGACGTTACCAGTAATAATATTTCTAACGCTCAAACAGTGGGTTATAAGTCGGGGGAATATGTGTTCTCCGATCAATTCTTTAGAGCTCAAGATCCTCAGTCTGTTGATCGTGCCGGTATGGGTGCTTATCGCATGGCAATTCGAAGAACTGGTAGTTATGGCACGGTGGTGAATACGCAAAACCCGCTCGACATGGCTATTACTGGTCCAGGTATGTTTATGTTGGCAAAGACAGTTGACGGAACAGTGCCCACCGAAAATCCAACAAAATTTCAATTTACCCGTAACGGCCAGTTCGCAGTTGATAACAAGAATCGGATCGTAAATGAAAACGGAATGTTCTTGGTTGGATATCCTGCTGATGCGTCCGGGAAAATTATTTCTAGCTCAAAGTCTGTGATGATATTGGACCAATCGCCATTGGCACAGCAAGCTACTAAAAATTCAAATATCAATTTGAACCTAGATAATCGAGTTGATCCAATCACCGGTAATCCATTTAATAAAACAGAGCCAACTAGCTATAGTCAAACTACCTCACAGACTGTGTATGACGATAAAGGCTTAGCTCATACATTGGCTGTTTACTACAAAAAGATGCATTCCACAAACCTTGTATTGCAGGGTGATGGAACGGGCACTACTTATACATTTACACCGCAGCAGGATTTAGGTACAACTCTCGCTGGAGAGCAAACCAGTAAAATTGCAACTAGTTCAAAACCGCTAGCAGCTGCCGGTGGAACAACGGAAACCATTTCTAATGCAGTCTTGACATATGTAAGCGGTGGTTCAGAGTCTTTGGATTCCGAAATTGGTACATTTGGTGGAATTACTGGAGGCTCCGGCTATCTTCCTGGGACTTACTCAGATGTGGCTTTGTCTGGCGGCTCCGGTCAGGGTGCGAAGGCAAACATTGTTGTTGGCGCAGGTGGAAACATTACAACCGTAACATTGACATCATCTGGTGTGGGTTACCAGGTAGGCGATTATTTGACGGTAATGCCGAATGTGGTCGGTGGTACGGGAACTGGTTTTTCAATACCAGTTGCCACAACAATCACTGATGGTATTGGCGCATTTAGTATTACTGGTGGTAGCGGATATGGCGCCACAACTTACACAAACGTTCCTTTGGTTGGGGGAAGTAGTGGTAGCAATACGGCAAGAGCAACTGTCATTGTGAATGCAAATGGTGATGCATCAATTTATACGGTTACCAATGCAGGAACTGGATATACAAATGGCGAGACATTGACAATCGCCAATAGCTCAATTGGCAACTATGGGACCCCTGCAGCCTTAACTGCTCAAGCCTCTGTAACTGCAGGAGGGGTCGCGGGAGTAACCTTATTGGCGAATACTGCGGGCCATGGCCCATCTGGAATCACATATAACAATGTGCCTCTATCAGGTGGCAGTGGAACAGGTGCTAGAGCAAACGTAACAGTTAATTCCAGCGGGGTAGTCACTAGCGTTGTTTTGACAAAGGGCGGTACTGGCTATTTGCCAAATGACAATCTAACGATATCCGCTTCAAGTATTGGTCCTAATGGGGCGGGAACAGGGTTTGCAGTATCCGTAGCTTCGAAAAGGGCGGGTATTAAAACGCTAGCAACCTCACCATCAAATGCTGGTACAGGCTATACAGATGGTATTTACGAGGATGTTCCTCTGACTGGCTCATCAACAGGATTTGGTGCAAAGGCAACAATTGTTATTTCAAATGGTCTTGTTACAAAAGTTACATTGACAGATGGTGGCACAGGTTATGCCGCTACTGACTCTTTGAGTGTTAATGCAAACTCGGTAGGGGGTACAGGCTCTGGTTTTGCAGTTGCAATTGGTGGCTTAAATACACAGATTGCTGCTGGTCAAGGCACAAGAGGCTCTACTTATAACCTTAAATTAACCGATGGTACAAATTTATCTCTAACGCAAATAAGTGAGGCAGGAAACGGAACACCGCAATACGTGGTGAACGTAGATCGTTACTCAGTGTTTGCAACATTGGATGGAAATCCAGTTGGGCAAGATGCATCTGGAGCAGCAATTACCAAGGTAAAAATTGGCGGAATCTTGACAGATGAGCAGACATCCTTGGGAACAGTAGCATTTGTGGGTGGAAAGGATTTGGATTCATTGTCACGTGATGCCTTTGGTACGCCGCAATTTGATACTCAATTCAAAATTGATGCATCAGGCGGATCAGGTAACGGGTGGGGTCAAACTAACAATGGCGGTGTTGTTCAATTTACTTTGAAGAGCACCAACATGACTGCGTATTCATCTGCTGGTCAGACCTATGCAAACGATCAAGATGGGTCCGCAACTTCACAATTAGCTTCTTTCAATATCGATAACAGCGGAAAGCTTGTCGCACAATATGACAACGGTAAATCGGTAGTGAAGGGCCAGGTGATTTTGGCGTACTTCAACAATTTAGAGGGATTGATTCCTAACGGAAACAATACTTATGAAGCTTCATCCGCCTCCGGTGATCCGTTGCTGAGTTTCCCAGGTGATGGCACATTGGGTGCAATCAGATCTAAGGCGGTTGAGCAGTCCAACGTTGATCTCACGGAAGAATTGGTAAGGCTGATGGTGTTGCAACGTCAATACTCTGCAGTATCACAGGCAACTAAAGTGATGGCAGCAACCCTAATTGATGATGCAATCAACATTGGTCGTTAA
- a CDS encoding flagellar basal body rod protein FlgF has protein sequence MINRYAYTSMTGATSATQQLAVTSNNLANSLTPGFREVISAFRAVPLKGDGEPFTGNGADTRVFVADTTPGSNFNQGQIQTTGNSLDVAIKGDGMFTVRRPDGQEAYTRAGKFMTNEQGLLMLGKDIPVVGAGGTITIPVGASVQIAEDGSVYTQIPGNQYLNQAGKLKLVNPNTNSLVRAADGLFDIPGEQAAADPGVRVVQGAFELSNNNPALAMVQMIDQSRMFDLNTRSITYADQNARSATTLLSLSRV, from the coding sequence ATGATTAACCGCTACGCATACACTTCAATGACCGGTGCAACTTCTGCTACGCAGCAGTTGGCCGTGACATCGAATAACTTGGCAAATTCTCTAACGCCAGGTTTTCGTGAGGTGATTAGTGCATTTCGGGCGGTGCCTCTTAAGGGCGATGGAGAACCATTTACAGGTAACGGCGCAGATACGCGTGTATTTGTTGCCGATACAACGCCTGGTAGCAATTTTAATCAAGGTCAAATCCAAACGACTGGAAACTCTTTGGATGTAGCGATTAAGGGTGATGGAATGTTTACAGTACGTCGCCCAGACGGTCAGGAAGCATATACACGAGCCGGCAAGTTTATGACAAATGAACAGGGCTTACTTATGCTAGGAAAAGATATTCCAGTAGTGGGTGCAGGTGGAACGATCACCATTCCAGTCGGGGCATCAGTTCAGATCGCCGAGGATGGTTCCGTATATACACAGATTCCAGGAAATCAGTATTTGAATCAAGCAGGCAAGCTAAAGCTAGTAAATCCGAATACTAATAGCTTGGTTCGTGCTGCAGATGGATTATTTGATATTCCAGGCGAACAGGCTGCCGCAGATCCTGGGGTAAGGGTAGTGCAAGGTGCATTTGAGTTGAGTAACAATAATCCCGCATTGGCCATGGTTCAGATGATTGATCAGAGTCGTATGTTTGATTTAAACACTAGATCAATTACTTATGCAGATCAGAATGCCAGATCTGCAACAACTTTGTTATCTTTATCGCGCGTCTAA
- the flgG gene encoding flagellar basal-body rod protein FlgG: MLRSLWIAKTGMDAEQFNLDVITNNLANSQTTAFKRVQPMFQDLLYTTLRTAGSASNAQNLLPTGLQIGAGAAVTSTERNNIQGTLIQTGNQLDVAIQGNGFFQIQLADGTLAYTRNGQFSKSATGQIVTQSGNVVAGAGVIPANATSITINQAGLVQYTLQGNQTAIQAGQITMANFVNPAGLFALGGGNFIPTPASGTAQNNIAGTNGMGTTNQYYIEQSNVNVAEELVNLIAAQRAYEINTRAVTASDQILQRVSNMGQ; encoded by the coding sequence ATGTTACGTTCGTTATGGATCGCCAAAACCGGAATGGATGCAGAGCAGTTCAATCTTGATGTTATTACTAATAACCTTGCGAACTCTCAGACGACAGCGTTTAAACGTGTCCAGCCAATGTTTCAGGATTTGTTGTACACCACACTGCGTACAGCTGGCTCGGCATCAAATGCGCAAAATTTGTTACCAACTGGATTGCAGATTGGTGCAGGTGCCGCGGTTACTTCAACAGAGCGCAATAATATTCAGGGAACATTGATTCAAACTGGCAATCAGCTTGATGTGGCGATTCAAGGGAATGGATTTTTCCAAATTCAATTAGCCGATGGAACATTGGCCTATACAAGAAATGGTCAGTTTAGTAAGAGTGCTACAGGTCAGATTGTTACCCAATCCGGTAACGTAGTTGCAGGGGCGGGTGTGATTCCTGCGAATGCAACTTCTATCACAATTAATCAGGCTGGCCTTGTGCAGTACACCTTGCAGGGCAATCAAACTGCCATTCAAGCTGGTCAAATTACGATGGCTAACTTTGTTAATCCGGCTGGTTTGTTCGCTCTTGGTGGTGGAAACTTTATTCCAACTCCTGCGTCTGGAACTGCTCAAAATAACATAGCTGGAACAAACGGCATGGGCACGACGAATCAGTATTACATCGAGCAATCTAACGTCAACGTGGCTGAAGAATTGGTCAATCTAATTGCTGCACAGCGTGCTTATGAAATTAATACTCGTGCAGTAACGGCATCTGACCAAATTTTGCAACGTGTAAGCAACATGGGTCAGTGA
- a CDS encoding flagellar basal body L-ring protein FlgH, which yields MSSFIKNFRLHIALAFSVIVLWGCASADRPTLLTTPVTARPRPIQETSANMGSLYPANSGGPYVNAVTHRPLFEDRRARNVGDTLTVVLNETTSAAKNTGMSAARKANAASDFSNTGPMAFGPYTSIANIANFGGTGDIKSEGTGASAASNTFAGTITVTVVEVLSNGNLVVAGEKQVAVSNEEEIIRFGGVVNPNTLVFNQVSSQQVADARIEYRGRGATDDTQGTGWLTRLFLKIAPF from the coding sequence ATGAGTAGTTTCATTAAGAACTTTCGATTACATATCGCGCTAGCATTTAGCGTGATTGTTCTCTGGGGCTGCGCAAGTGCGGATCGCCCAACATTGTTAACAACACCGGTAACAGCAAGGCCTCGTCCAATTCAAGAGACCTCTGCGAATATGGGTAGCTTATACCCAGCAAATTCTGGTGGCCCATATGTGAATGCCGTAACTCATCGCCCGTTATTCGAGGATCGTCGTGCACGTAATGTGGGTGATACATTGACTGTTGTTTTGAATGAAACCACTAGCGCTGCCAAGAATACCGGTATGTCAGCAGCAAGAAAGGCAAACGCCGCTTCAGATTTCTCTAATACAGGCCCAATGGCATTTGGTCCATACACCAGCATTGCTAATATCGCAAACTTTGGTGGTACGGGCGACATTAAGAGTGAGGGTACTGGCGCAAGTGCTGCTAGCAATACCTTTGCTGGAACGATTACGGTAACTGTTGTTGAGGTTCTCTCTAACGGTAACTTAGTGGTTGCGGGCGAGAAGCAGGTTGCCGTCAGTAATGAAGAAGAGATTATTCGCTTTGGTGGCGTAGTAAACCCAAATACCTTGGTCTTTAATCAAGTATCTTCCCAGCAGGTTGCTGATGCACGAATTGAGTATCGCGGTAGAGGTGCAACTGACGATACTCAGGGTACGGGTTGGCTAACAAGACTTTTCCTGAAGATTGCCCCATTCTAA